One stretch of Geoalkalibacter ferrihydriticus DSM 17813 DNA includes these proteins:
- a CDS encoding NADH-quinone oxidoreductase subunit B, whose protein sequence is MGVDQPLGSSFVTTSLDKVVNWSRSRSLWPMTFGLACCAIEMMATGAARFDLDRFGVLFRASPRQADLIVIAGTVTKKMLPVIQTVYDQMPEPRYVIAMGACACSGGVFDTYSTVQGVDEALPVDVYIPGCPPRPEGLLYGLLKLQEKIMKERNTFGAAIGLGEVVRDA, encoded by the coding sequence ATGGGAGTAGATCAGCCTCTGGGAAGCAGTTTTGTCACCACCAGTCTGGACAAGGTCGTCAACTGGTCCCGGTCCCGTTCTCTTTGGCCGATGACCTTCGGCCTTGCCTGTTGCGCCATCGAGATGATGGCTACGGGTGCGGCGCGCTTTGACCTTGACCGTTTCGGCGTGTTGTTTCGCGCATCGCCGCGGCAGGCGGATCTGATCGTCATTGCGGGTACGGTCACAAAGAAGATGCTGCCGGTGATTCAGACGGTTTACGACCAGATGCCCGAGCCGCGTTATGTCATTGCCATGGGCGCCTGCGCGTGTTCCGGCGGTGTTTTCGATACCTACAGTACCGTGCAGGGTGTCGACGAAGCCCTGCCCGTCGATGTTTACATCCCCGGTTGTCCTCCCCGTCCCGAGGGGCTTCTTTATGGTCTGCTAAAGCTTCAGGAAAAGATCATGAAGGAGCGCAACACTTTCGGAGCCGCCATCGGGTTGGGCGAGGTTGTCAGGGACGCTTGA
- the rsxE gene encoding electron transport complex subunit RsxE, with amino-acid sequence MLKAVFTRGLWRENPVFKLLLGLCPVLAVTTSAENGLGMGLATTFVLLCSNIVVSLLRKVIPGKVRIPAFIVVIASFVTLVQLAMEAYMYDLHKALGIFIPLIVANCLILGRAEAFASKNPLRAAVIDGVGMGLGFTLALFILGAVRELFGAGTLLGVTLLGGGYQPFLLMILPPGAFITLGFLLAGMNRIESARSRA; translated from the coding sequence ATGTTGAAGGCCGTTTTTACCCGCGGGCTGTGGCGTGAAAATCCCGTTTTCAAGCTGCTGCTCGGCCTGTGTCCGGTGCTTGCCGTTACCACCAGTGCGGAAAACGGTCTGGGAATGGGGCTTGCGACCACATTTGTGCTGTTGTGCTCCAACATCGTGGTGTCGTTGTTGCGCAAGGTGATTCCCGGCAAGGTGCGCATTCCGGCCTTCATTGTCGTGATAGCGTCCTTCGTTACCTTGGTGCAGCTGGCCATGGAAGCCTATATGTACGATCTGCACAAGGCTTTGGGGATTTTCATCCCCCTGATCGTGGCCAACTGCCTGATTCTCGGGCGCGCCGAAGCCTTTGCCTCGAAAAATCCCCTGCGTGCGGCGGTGATCGATGGTGTCGGCATGGGTTTGGGCTTTACCCTGGCTCTGTTTATTCTCGGCGCGGTGCGTGAGCTGTTCGGTGCCGGAACTCTGCTCGGCGTTACCCTGCTGGGTGGAGGCTATCAACCCTTTCTCCTGATGATTCTGCCGCCGGGCGCCTTTATCACTCTGGGTTTTTTACTGGCGGGCATGAACCGCATAGAATCTGCTCGCTCGCGAGCTTGA
- a CDS encoding RnfABCDGE type electron transport complex subunit D, whose translation MDQKLYISSSPHLRAKQDTEQIMRAVIYALLPACAVAVYLFGLPALRVLALCTLTCVLTEVCCQKLMGRPFTWRDGSAALTGILLALNLPPSSPWWLVLIGAVIAIVIGKQVFGGLGHNPFNPALVARVVLLISFPVQMTTWSAPTPWGSGLDVVTTATPLGEMQSAVMLTGELPAALQQNTLNYVLGNMGGCLGEVSALALLLGAAFLFWKRIITWHIPLSFIGSVVLLSGIFWLIDPSRYPSPLFHLLTGGLILGVFFMATDMVTSPVTPWGMALFGVGCGLLTVLIRLFGGYPEGVSFAILLMNAATPLIDRYTRPRVFGHGAAKAQA comes from the coding sequence GTGGACCAGAAACTCTATATCTCCTCATCGCCCCACCTTCGCGCGAAGCAGGACACCGAGCAGATCATGCGCGCGGTCATCTATGCCTTGCTGCCGGCGTGCGCCGTGGCCGTCTACCTTTTCGGTCTGCCGGCGCTGCGAGTTCTGGCTCTATGTACACTGACCTGCGTCCTGACGGAGGTGTGTTGCCAAAAACTCATGGGGCGGCCCTTCACCTGGCGCGACGGCAGCGCTGCTCTGACCGGCATCCTGCTGGCTCTCAATCTGCCGCCCTCCAGTCCCTGGTGGCTGGTGCTCATCGGGGCGGTCATCGCCATCGTCATCGGCAAACAGGTTTTTGGCGGGCTTGGGCATAATCCTTTCAACCCGGCCCTGGTGGCGCGGGTGGTTTTGCTGATTTCCTTTCCCGTGCAGATGACCACCTGGAGTGCGCCGACACCCTGGGGCTCAGGGCTGGATGTGGTGACTACGGCCACTCCCCTGGGCGAAATGCAAAGCGCGGTGATGCTCACCGGCGAACTCCCCGCAGCCTTGCAGCAAAACACCCTTAATTACGTTCTCGGCAATATGGGCGGATGTCTCGGCGAGGTTTCCGCACTGGCATTGCTGTTGGGCGCCGCTTTTTTGTTCTGGAAGCGGATTATCACCTGGCACATTCCCTTGAGTTTTATCGGCAGCGTCGTACTGCTCTCGGGGATTTTCTGGCTGATCGATCCGTCGCGCTACCCCAGTCCCCTGTTCCACTTATTAACCGGAGGCCTCATCCTTGGGGTGTTTTTCATGGCCACCGATATGGTGACTTCCCCCGTTACGCCTTGGGGAATGGCGCTTTTCGGGGTGGGTTGCGGCCTGCTCACGGTATTGATCCGGCTGTTCGGCGGCTATCCCGAGGGGGTTTCCTTCGCCATTCTGCTCATGAATGCAGCCACCCCGCTTATCGACCGCTATACGCGGCCGCGCGTCTTCGGCCATGGTGCGGCCAAGGCTCAGGCATAG
- the nuoD gene encoding NADH dehydrogenase (quinone) subunit D, with the protein MAATTETMTINMGPQHPSTHGVLRLVLELDGEHVVKTTPHIGYLHRGVEKLSEYRTYHQVIPLTDRLDYLAPMANNLGYVLAVEKLLGITDVIPERAKVIRVMLAELTRIKSHLVWLACHALDIGAMTVFIYCFREREHIMDLYEKISGARMTSNYFRVGGLSADLPDGFEKEVREFVEKMPEHLETYEGLLTGNKIWQKRICGVGVISGEAALDIGITGSSLRGSGVDWDLRRDHPYSGYEQYDFKVPVSEGCDTWARYKVRLDEMRESCKIVLQSLDKLKPGPILADVPKVCLPPKKDVVETIEGLIHHFKIVTEGFKPEAGEIYQSIEAPKGELGFYLVSDGSGRPYRMKIRPPSFMNLQALPQMVQGRMIADVVAVIGTLDIVLGDIDR; encoded by the coding sequence ATGGCAGCGACAACCGAAACCATGACCATAAATATGGGGCCCCAGCACCCTTCTACTCACGGGGTGTTGCGGCTCGTTCTGGAGCTTGACGGCGAACACGTCGTCAAGACCACTCCGCATATCGGCTATCTGCACCGCGGGGTGGAAAAGCTCTCCGAATATCGCACCTACCACCAGGTCATTCCCCTGACGGACCGACTCGACTATCTCGCGCCCATGGCCAACAACCTCGGCTATGTGCTGGCGGTCGAGAAACTGCTCGGCATCACCGATGTCATCCCTGAGCGCGCCAAGGTCATCCGCGTGATGCTTGCCGAGTTGACCCGCATCAAGAGCCATCTGGTGTGGCTCGCCTGTCACGCGCTGGATATCGGTGCCATGACCGTGTTCATCTACTGTTTCCGTGAGCGTGAGCACATCATGGACCTGTACGAGAAGATCTCGGGCGCACGCATGACCTCCAACTACTTTCGAGTTGGCGGGCTCTCGGCGGATCTGCCGGATGGCTTCGAGAAGGAAGTGCGCGAGTTCGTCGAGAAGATGCCCGAGCATCTCGAGACCTATGAAGGCCTGTTGACCGGAAACAAGATCTGGCAAAAGCGTATCTGCGGGGTTGGCGTCATCAGTGGTGAGGCGGCTCTCGATATCGGCATTACCGGCTCGAGTCTGCGCGGGTCTGGGGTCGATTGGGATCTGCGTCGCGACCATCCCTATAGCGGATATGAGCAATATGATTTCAAGGTTCCGGTGAGCGAGGGATGCGATACCTGGGCGCGTTACAAGGTGCGGCTGGACGAAATGCGCGAATCTTGCAAGATCGTTCTTCAATCTTTGGACAAGCTCAAGCCTGGTCCGATCCTCGCCGATGTGCCCAAAGTTTGCTTGCCGCCGAAGAAGGATGTGGTAGAAACCATTGAAGGTCTTATCCATCACTTCAAAATCGTCACCGAGGGTTTCAAGCCCGAAGCCGGCGAGATCTATCAGAGTATCGAGGCGCCCAAGGGTGAGTTGGGTTTCTATCTGGTTTCCGATGGTTCCGGTCGCCCTTATCGTATGAAGATACGGCCCCCTTCCTTCATGAACCTTCAGGCTCTGCCGCAGATGGTTCAGGGACGGATGATCGCCGATGTGGTTGCAGTTATTGGAACCCTCGATATCGTCCTTGGCGATATCGACCGTTAA
- the glp gene encoding gephyrin-like molybdotransferase Glp encodes MLRFEEARRLILTHTSPLDTERISLFTAGGRVLAEEIRAPWDLPPWDNSAMDGYAVRLADCAPGRRLPVRGYLPAGAVPGAALAPGAAAKIMTGAPLPAEADTIVPFEQADEQDGQVSFSSTPQAGAHIRRRAEDLRSGDLVIPAGTPLRPAEIGMLATFGKILIPVFRRARIAVLSTGDELVEPGDQLGEGRIINSNALAIAAALSELGAEPVLLGIARDNRESHLQLLGEGLKADALITSAGISTGDRDLVREVLLELGATEIFYKINIKPGRPTAFLRFGAKPVFCLPGNPVATLITFEELVKPAVLRMMGHHRAIQPFIKGTLREDVRKKPGRGQFLRVALEIRDGRILVSTSGDQNTGILRTLVRAGGLVYLAPEATHLPAGSEVDVHLLGTPREALDEQA; translated from the coding sequence ATGCTCCGTTTTGAAGAAGCCCGCCGTCTCATTCTCACCCACACCAGCCCCCTGGACACTGAGCGCATCTCTCTGTTTACCGCTGGAGGACGAGTTCTCGCCGAAGAGATCCGCGCGCCCTGGGATCTACCACCTTGGGACAACTCGGCCATGGATGGCTATGCGGTTCGTCTGGCGGACTGCGCCCCGGGACGGCGCTTGCCGGTGAGAGGCTATCTGCCCGCCGGTGCCGTTCCCGGAGCGGCCCTCGCCCCGGGTGCCGCGGCAAAAATCATGACCGGTGCGCCCCTTCCCGCCGAGGCCGACACCATCGTCCCTTTTGAACAGGCCGATGAACAAGACGGCCAGGTAAGCTTTAGCTCCACCCCCCAGGCAGGTGCGCACATTCGCCGGCGCGCCGAGGATCTCCGCAGCGGCGACCTGGTAATTCCCGCCGGAACACCCTTGCGTCCCGCTGAAATCGGCATGCTCGCAACATTCGGCAAAATTCTCATTCCGGTTTTTCGCCGGGCACGCATCGCGGTGCTGTCCACCGGCGACGAACTGGTTGAGCCCGGAGATCAGCTCGGCGAGGGACGCATCATCAACAGCAATGCCCTGGCCATCGCCGCCGCCCTGAGTGAACTGGGCGCCGAACCCGTGCTCCTCGGCATTGCGCGCGACAATCGCGAAAGCCACCTGCAGCTGCTCGGCGAGGGCCTGAAGGCCGACGCCCTCATCACCTCGGCCGGAATCTCCACCGGCGATCGCGACCTGGTTCGCGAGGTGCTCCTTGAACTGGGCGCGACCGAAATATTCTATAAAATCAACATCAAGCCCGGGCGCCCCACGGCATTTCTGCGCTTTGGAGCCAAACCCGTATTTTGCCTGCCAGGCAATCCCGTGGCGACCTTGATCACCTTCGAGGAACTGGTTAAACCGGCGGTGCTCAGGATGATGGGACATCACCGGGCCATACAGCCCTTTATCAAAGGCACGCTGCGCGAAGATGTCCGCAAGAAACCAGGTCGCGGCCAGTTCTTGCGGGTCGCCCTGGAGATTCGCGACGGGCGTATCCTGGTCAGCACCAGCGGCGACCAGAATACCGGAATCCTGCGCACCCTGGTGCGCGCCGGCGGCCTGGTCTACCTGGCGCCCGAGGCCACGCATCTGCCGGCCGGCAGCGAAGTCGACGTGCATCTTCTCGGAACCCCGCGGGAGGCCCTCGACGAGCAGGCTTGA
- the nuoE gene encoding NADH-quinone oxidoreductase subunit NuoE, translated as MSNAEAPVAQEEIDLGPANKVIDKYLTLKGALMPVLQEVQDEYGYLPEPCIHLIAERLNVYTSQIYGVLTFYAQFHLEPRGKYIVRVCMGTACHVKGAGRIADTLSQILGVGHAETTEDLKFTVEHVACIGACGMAPVIMVNEDTYGSISVKKMEEVVHKYQAMD; from the coding sequence ATGAGTAACGCTGAAGCGCCTGTGGCACAAGAGGAAATTGATCTTGGCCCTGCCAACAAGGTGATCGATAAGTACCTCACATTGAAGGGCGCCCTGATGCCCGTTCTGCAGGAAGTGCAGGATGAGTATGGGTATCTGCCCGAGCCCTGCATTCACTTGATCGCTGAGCGTCTCAATGTGTATACGAGCCAGATTTACGGGGTCCTGACCTTCTATGCGCAGTTTCACCTCGAGCCACGCGGCAAATATATTGTCCGTGTGTGCATGGGGACTGCCTGTCACGTCAAGGGGGCTGGGCGTATTGCCGATACCCTCAGTCAGATTCTCGGTGTCGGGCACGCGGAGACCACGGAAGATCTCAAGTTCACGGTTGAGCACGTGGCCTGTATCGGCGCCTGCGGCATGGCCCCGGTCATCATGGTCAATGAAGACACTTACGGCAGCATCTCGGTAAAAAAGATGGAAGAAGTCGTCCACAAATACCAGGCGATGGATTAA
- a CDS encoding NADH-quinone oxidoreductase subunit A, with product MLDAYLPILVLIGIALAFALGSVIFSGLIGMKKRNPSPVKFAPYECGLPPVGSARERVSIKFYLVAVAFIVFDLEMVFLYPWAVVFKQLGLYGAAVMGVFVFVLIVGFIYDWKKGALEWE from the coding sequence ATGCTTGACGCTTATCTGCCGATTCTCGTCCTTATCGGGATTGCCCTGGCTTTCGCTCTTGGGTCGGTGATTTTCTCCGGCTTGATCGGAATGAAGAAGCGCAATCCGAGCCCGGTCAAGTTTGCTCCCTATGAGTGCGGCTTGCCGCCTGTGGGTTCTGCGCGGGAGCGTGTCTCGATCAAGTTCTATCTGGTGGCGGTGGCCTTTATCGTGTTTGATCTCGAGATGGTCTTTCTTTACCCCTGGGCGGTGGTTTTTAAGCAGTTGGGTCTTTATGGCGCCGCGGTCATGGGGGTTTTTGTCTTCGTCCTCATTGTCGGCTTCATTTATGACTGGAAAAAAGGAGCACTGGAATGGGAGTAG
- a CDS encoding NADH-quinone oxidoreductase subunit C — MTDQAAVEKLKGKFSSSVLEVKEYRGEVTLTVRAEDILAICAFCKNDLGFNMLADLCGVDLLAMGGAGPRFQVVYNIYNMKAKQRLRLKAPVAEADPRIDSVCSVWGAANWPERECWDLMGISFNNHPDLRRILMTDDWVGHPLRKDYPLQGPDRESYQGREV; from the coding sequence ATGACCGATCAGGCCGCAGTAGAAAAACTCAAGGGAAAATTTTCGTCCTCCGTGCTCGAGGTTAAGGAGTACCGGGGGGAGGTTACGCTGACAGTGCGGGCAGAGGACATTCTGGCGATCTGTGCCTTTTGTAAGAATGACCTCGGCTTTAACATGCTTGCCGACCTGTGCGGTGTGGATCTCCTCGCCATGGGCGGGGCTGGGCCGCGCTTTCAGGTGGTTTACAACATCTACAACATGAAGGCCAAGCAGCGGCTGCGCCTCAAGGCACCCGTGGCCGAGGCTGATCCGCGCATCGATTCGGTCTGCAGCGTGTGGGGCGCGGCCAACTGGCCGGAGCGTGAATGTTGGGATCTCATGGGTATTTCTTTTAATAACCATCCCGATTTGCGCCGCATCCTCATGACTGACGATTGGGTCGGCCACCCACTGCGTAAGGACTATCCGTTGCAGGGCCCTGATCGCGAGTCCTATCAGGGTCGGGAAGTCTGA
- a CDS encoding RnfABCDGE type electron transport complex subunit G yields MKDIFRLALVLTLITSGAGLVLSLAEQVTREPIAEQRRQETLRALREVLPTFDNQPDQDVVTLEVGRDRRGAPLERTFYRGRLEGEISGVAFVVVAPDGYSGNIHIMVGVAPEAKVSGIAILHHAETPGLGDKIEDDWFRKQFVGKTRDNVRWSVKKDGGDFDQLTGATISARAVVGAVLDGLEFFRAEREKILASAPQGGS; encoded by the coding sequence ATGAAAGATATTTTTCGTCTTGCATTGGTTCTCACTCTGATCACCAGCGGTGCCGGGTTGGTCCTCTCTCTGGCGGAGCAGGTGACCCGCGAGCCCATCGCCGAACAGCGCCGGCAGGAGACCCTGCGGGCGCTGCGCGAGGTTTTGCCGACGTTTGACAACCAACCCGACCAGGACGTCGTCACCCTGGAGGTCGGCCGTGACCGCAGGGGCGCCCCTCTGGAGCGAACCTTCTACCGGGGGCGCCTGGAGGGTGAAATCAGCGGGGTGGCTTTCGTGGTGGTTGCGCCGGATGGGTATAGCGGCAACATCCACATTATGGTAGGGGTCGCGCCCGAGGCCAAGGTGTCCGGCATCGCCATCCTGCATCATGCCGAGACCCCGGGACTGGGGGACAAGATCGAAGATGACTGGTTCAGGAAACAGTTCGTCGGCAAGACGCGGGACAACGTACGCTGGTCGGTGAAAAAAGATGGCGGCGACTTTGATCAGTTGACTGGAGCGACTATTTCGGCGCGGGCCGTGGTGGGCGCGGTGCTCGATGGGCTGGAGTTTTTTCGTGCCGAGCGGGAAAAAATCCTTGCCTCAGCGCCACAAGGGGGATCCTGA